GGAACCTTCTCCCAAATCCTGCGGCTGAGCGAAAGCCGCGGGGTTAAGAGCGAGCACTGCTGCCGCCACCAGCGCTTTACGGACCTGAGCTATGAGTTTCATAACCGCCTCCTTTGCTGTCCCCGGTTAGACACCGGAAGCCGGAAAAAGTTCCATAAATCTTCCGGAATTGGTAAACTTCTTGGGAACTTTTTCTGCCGGCCGGTGTCTTATAGTCGCAGCCCTGGAGGAGTTTTGGACGCTGAGGAGCTTTTTAACAGGCATGCCGCCATGGTCTACAACCTGGCGCTGAGGCTGAGCGGCAACGCGGCCGACGCGCAGGATATAGCCCAGGACGCGTTTATACGGGCTATATCCGGGCTGGGGAATTTGCGCGACGGGTCGGCCGCCGGCACCTGGCTGTACCGCATAACCATGAATGTCTGGAAAAACAGGGTCAGGTCCGAGAAAAGGAGGTTTTTCTGGAAAACCTTCTCGCTCGACCGGGCCAGAGAGGAAGAAAGCGACCCGCCGGCCCTGCAGGTGGCGTCGCCTGAACCGCCCGCGGGCGCGGCGCTTGAAAAGGAGAATGAAAAAGAAATCCTTGAAAAAGCGCTTTCCAGTCTGGACCCGGAAGATCGCGCTATCCTGGTCCTGCGGGAAATAGACGGCCGCTCCTACGAGGAGATCGCCGGGGTCGCCGGGATACCGCTGGGAACTGTCAAATCGCGTATTTCCAGGGCGCGCGAAGCCCTGAGACAAAAAATGGGCGCATTGCTTAAAGACAATGGAACATAATACCTGCAGAGAAAATTTGTCGGCCTACCTGGACGGCGAACTGCCGCGGGAGGAAAAACTTTCGCTCGAGAGCCATTTAGCCGCCTGCCCCGAATGCAGCCGCGCGCTGGCGGAGCTGAAGCAGGTTTCGGCTGTTTTCAAGAAACACGCCATGCAGCCGGCGCCCATGTCATTAAAGGATGCGGTATTCGCCAAAGCGCGGAAACAGGCTGTTTTTTATTTCTGGTTTAAGCCGGCCGCCGCCCTCTCGGCCGCGGCCGCCGGCCTGCTCCTCATCCTCAATTTGCCAAAAAGCCCGGACCGTGAAACGCCGCAGCCGGAGCTCTTTCCGCGCGCCGTTTCCGCCCAGCCGGCCGCGGGCGGGCTCGCGGCAGAAAATGCGCAGCCGTTTGACGGGTATTCCGGCATGTCGGCTGCCGCCGTCCGCGGAGCCGGCGCGCCGAAGTATCCGGCGCTATCCTTACGCAAGAAAGCTTACGCGCAGGCGAAATCCGCAGTCAGCGCGCGTTCAAAAGCGCCGGGGTCAGTTTCTTTCTCAGCCGGCTCACCCGCCGGAGGTTCGGCCCCGCCCGCTTTCTTTGCCGCAGGGAATGTTCAGTCAAAACGGGCCGCGCCTGTCACGGTTCCGGATATCGTCGCGGATGGCGTCCGGTTCTCGGCTGCCCATTGGAGGGAGGACGCCGGCAAGCCCAGGAACGGCGGCTCGGTGCGGGCTTTCGACGCGCACGGCGGCGAACTCCTGTGGGAAGTGCGTGTGTACGAGGCTGTCGAGGATCCGCGCATGGAAGCCGATGTACAACAGGTGCATATCTCGGCGCTGGCGCTGAGCGGGAAGAGACTGGAGATCACTGACGAGAGCGGCAACCGGTACCGGCTGGATATCTCAACGCGGCAGGTTGAAAAGCTGTCACGGTAAAGCAATCAGAATAGCCGGCTTGACTTTTTTATACGCTTTTATTGTTCCTGACTGTCACCCTCTTTCTCTGCCGGCCAGCAATAAGCCCCTGCCCCTGCCCGGCGGCATAGTAGTTGTAAATCCTGTTCAATAAACCACCCGCCGTTTTACAATTTCTCTGCGACAATCGCACTTTGGCTGTC
The sequence above is a segment of the Elusimicrobiota bacterium genome. Coding sequences within it:
- a CDS encoding sigma-70 family RNA polymerase sigma factor, yielding MDAEELFNRHAAMVYNLALRLSGNAADAQDIAQDAFIRAISGLGNLRDGSAAGTWLYRITMNVWKNRVRSEKRRFFWKTFSLDRAREEESDPPALQVASPEPPAGAALEKENEKEILEKALSSLDPEDRAILVLREIDGRSYEEIAGVAGIPLGTVKSRISRAREALRQKMGALLKDNGT
- a CDS encoding anti-sigma factor, with amino-acid sequence MEHNTCRENLSAYLDGELPREEKLSLESHLAACPECSRALAELKQVSAVFKKHAMQPAPMSLKDAVFAKARKQAVFYFWFKPAAALSAAAAGLLLILNLPKSPDRETPQPELFPRAVSAQPAAGGLAAENAQPFDGYSGMSAAAVRGAGAPKYPALSLRKKAYAQAKSAVSARSKAPGSVSFSAGSPAGGSAPPAFFAAGNVQSKRAAPVTVPDIVADGVRFSAAHWREDAGKPRNGGSVRAFDAHGGELLWEVRVYEAVEDPRMEADVQQVHISALALSGKRLEITDESGNRYRLDISTRQVEKLSR